The Sorangiineae bacterium MSr11954 DNA segment AGGGTTTTGCTGGGTCGCGGAGAGCTGGCTGATTTGAACGCGGGACACGTAGCGCACCTGCGGATTGGCCGCCAGCGCACGGGCCGCTGCCTCCGGCATGCTCACCGAGAACCCTTTGATGGCGTGCGTAAAGGTAAACCGCGCCTGGCCACCGTACTGGGCCACCAGACCGTCCACCGCCGGCTGGAGGGCGTCGACGTCGTCGCGCAAGGCTACGATGTAGCGCTCGGGGACCGCCTGATCGAGCGTCCCCAAAATGATGTCCGAGCCCGAGCCTGAACCTATTGTAGGTACAACCGATTGGCGATCGGAGCCCGGTTGCGGCTCGTCCTCCCGAGGCTCGTCGGACGCGGCCCCGCTGCAACCCGCCGCCCCCAGGAACATGGCCGCAGGAACCGTCCATCGTGCAATGAAACGAAGCTTCGAACGTTGCATGAATACCTCCCTCGCATCGATTTTTCGCGCGCCGAGCACGCGCCGCCGCTCGCGCGACGTTTGCGCGGTTGCGGACGTCGGGAGTGCCCGGCGATTCGACATACGATGTCCGTCGAATGGTTTGTCCGAACGACTCTGGCGTTCGTTCGGTGATAGGATTTCGTGACGTCTTTTCGTGTCGCGCGCAGCGACCGTTGTTCACGATCTTGGAATTTAAATCAATATGTTTAATGGAGTCGATGCCGTGCGTTCATTTCATGATACGAGACGACCAAAAACGCGCGCGCCGGCGCGCGATGCAACGATTCGTGGCGTCGATTGTGATGGTCAATGGTCGTCGTTAAATGCCAATCAACGACGCCGTCGACGGACATCCGTAGAGCTGTATGGCGATGGGTTGCGAGCTCGATGGCGACGGTTGAGCAATCGTTGAAATGAATCCATCGCGTCGATGGACCTACGTCCGGATTCATCGCGTGGCGAAGCTCGTCGTCATGGCTTGCGTTGCACCATGACGACAATCGACACGCTCGCGGAGCCACGCGAGCGACGAATGTCGGGACCCCTGCGACGATTCAGGATCACGTCCTGCACGGCCGGCGGCTTCCTCATGCGTTGTACATGGCGCAGAAGCGCGCGCCGGCATTGCCGCGCACGTCCTTCCGCCAAGCCCATCCACGAGGGCACCGGTTCCCAGCGCATTGTCGTGAGCGATTTCGAGACTTTCGGGACGAATACTCCTTTGCGGGAAAACCAAACGGTCGATACTCGAGCGCCAGGCGGTGGAGTTGGATTTGCAACCTACCCGATGCTGGATGCTCGATGGGTCGAGTGGAAAACGGTGAGCTTCTAAATACGAGCATTCCAGGAACAGTCAAGTTCCTCAATCGTACGCATGGATACCGTCGCAAGACGCGCAGTTGCCTTGACTCGTCGCGTTATTGAAATCGTGGTATGATGGGGAATGATAGCCGTTTCGTACAAGCCCCCGACTCCGGCGATAGCTTATCGTTCACTTGCGCTCGGGCCGTAGCCCCATATCGCGCTCGGTCATTTTTACCCACCCCAGATTCACACTCGCCCACACGCCAGTCGGGAGGTCGTATGAGGCACGCATCCTCGTCGCTACTTGGAATCGCTATTGGTGCAACCATGTCGGTGGCGTGCGGTGCAACCGCCGACGCGCCCGATGAAAATGCCGGCCTGGTCGGCCAATCCGTATCGACCCTGGCTGGGGCGGCGCCGACCACCGGCTCGAGCGGGGCGGGGAGCGTGTCGGCCGCCGCGCCGGGGGTCGTTCCACCGAGTCAGGACCCATTCTATGACGTGCCCTCGGACGTCGCGCGCTACGCGCCCGGCGCGGTGATCCAATCCCGTGAGATCGTACCCAAGTGGGCTTTGGGAACTCTTCCGGCGGTGCACGCCTGGCAAGTTCTGTATCGCACCAACGATGGAGAGGACGCACCCACCGCCACCGTCGCGACCATCGTGATTCCAAATGAGCCATGGCGCGGTCCCGGTACGCGGCCGCTCGTCTCCTATCAGAGCGCGGAGGACTCGGTGGGCATCGACTGTGCTCCCTCGTACTCGTGGCGAAATGGGATCTTTGCCGGGCTGGGTGAGCCGCTGGCGGATCCCTTGGCGGTCGCGCCCGCGCTGCTCGCGGGGTGGGCGGTGGTGGTGCCCGACTACGAAGGACCGAAGGGCATGTTTGGCGTGGGTCGGATGGCCGGTCACGGTGTGCTCGATGGGATCCGCGCGGCTTTGAGCTTCGCTCCCGATGGCTTGAACGAAGGAACCAAGGTCGCGACCCTCGGGTACTCGGGCGGCGGTCTCGCGACCGGGTGGGCCGCGGAGCTTCAAGGCAGCTACGCTCCCGAATTGAACTACGTCGGCTCGGCGACGGGCGGCACCCCCGCCAAGCTCCTGGACGTCGTAAAGTGGCTCACCGGTCCGGGACGATATGCGGCCGGCCTCGGGGCCGGAGGGATCATCGGCATCCTGAAGCAATATCCGGAGCTGAAGAGGTTCCTGAACGACAAGGGCCGCGCCATGTTCCAAAAGTACGAAAACGCATGCGCCCTGCAGTTGGTCGCGGGATTGCCTTTCGCCGACATCCAACAATACACCAGCTCTCCGGACCTGTTCGCCGAGCCGGACGTCGTCGCCGCCGCCGAACGCCAGAGCATGGGCCGGCAAGCGCCGAAGGCCCCCATGGCGAACTACCACGGCATCATCGACGAGGTGGTCCCGTTCGCGCAAAGCAAGCGGACGGTCAAGGAATGGTGCGCGGGCGGCGCGACCATCAAGGTGGACTGGCCGCTGCTCGCGGAGCACGGTTTGGGCGTCGTGCCGTGGTACCTGGATGGCTACCAATTCCTGCACGGGCGTTTTGCGGGGAAGACCCCCGTCAACGACTGCTGGTGGGCCGGTCGCTGATGGGCTCCCGCCCTTCCCACGCCCGCGGAAGATGCGTCGCGCCGCGCGCGAAGCCGCCATCGTGACCTTGCCGGCCCTGCACACGTTGCTCTACGTCTCATGGCATGACCATGTCGCATGGGAGCTCG contains these protein-coding regions:
- a CDS encoding lipase family protein produces the protein MSVACGATADAPDENAGLVGQSVSTLAGAAPTTGSSGAGSVSAAAPGVVPPSQDPFYDVPSDVARYAPGAVIQSREIVPKWALGTLPAVHAWQVLYRTNDGEDAPTATVATIVIPNEPWRGPGTRPLVSYQSAEDSVGIDCAPSYSWRNGIFAGLGEPLADPLAVAPALLAGWAVVVPDYEGPKGMFGVGRMAGHGVLDGIRAALSFAPDGLNEGTKVATLGYSGGGLATGWAAELQGSYAPELNYVGSATGGTPAKLLDVVKWLTGPGRYAAGLGAGGIIGILKQYPELKRFLNDKGRAMFQKYENACALQLVAGLPFADIQQYTSSPDLFAEPDVVAAAERQSMGRQAPKAPMANYHGIIDEVVPFAQSKRTVKEWCAGGATIKVDWPLLAEHGLGVVPWYLDGYQFLHGRFAGKTPVNDCWWAGR